A region of Polyangiaceae bacterium DNA encodes the following proteins:
- a CDS encoding serine/threonine-protein phosphatase, whose protein sequence is MTLGPSTQATLTLTAFGLTDVGFVRKANEDVIVLRDDLGLYGVFDGAGGHEAGDVAALAAARMVQKHVAETEAEARAKPDLDPFGIAVDGRRLAAALHRANKSVVDIAKAARSKRGMGTTAVALLFSHRSSLVHVAHAGDSRCYRLRAGNLEQLTVDHSMINDVIEQRPDLDDDVLSSLPQHAVTRALGMEDKLRIPMTSHQVVDGDRFLLCSDGLTGEVTPETIAETLARRDPPAETVVALIDLAKAEGAPDNVSVVVIDCHGPRRAAVPVYDRSSIDISPEHRSSEPELLLLGIEEIPLDEIVNVDVDELGEVLARLIRK, encoded by the coding sequence ATGACCCTCGGGCCCTCGACCCAAGCGACGCTCACGCTCACGGCGTTCGGGCTCACGGACGTCGGCTTCGTGCGCAAGGCGAACGAGGACGTCATCGTGCTGCGCGACGACCTGGGGCTCTACGGAGTGTTCGACGGCGCGGGGGGCCACGAGGCGGGAGACGTGGCGGCGCTGGCGGCGGCCCGCATGGTGCAGAAGCACGTGGCCGAGACCGAGGCGGAGGCTCGGGCCAAGCCCGATCTCGACCCGTTCGGCATCGCGGTGGACGGGCGCCGGCTGGCGGCGGCGCTGCACCGCGCCAACAAGAGCGTGGTGGACATCGCCAAGGCGGCGCGGAGCAAGCGCGGCATGGGCACCACCGCCGTCGCGCTGTTGTTCTCGCACCGCTCGTCGCTGGTACACGTGGCGCACGCCGGCGACAGCCGCTGCTATCGCCTTCGCGCCGGCAACCTGGAGCAGCTCACGGTGGACCACTCGATGATCAACGACGTCATCGAGCAGCGTCCGGATCTGGACGACGACGTCTTGTCTAGCCTGCCGCAGCACGCGGTGACCCGAGCGCTGGGCATGGAAGACAAGCTGCGGATCCCGATGACGTCACACCAGGTGGTGGACGGGGATCGCTTCCTCCTGTGCAGCGACGGCCTCACCGGCGAGGTGACGCCGGAGACCATCGCCGAAACGCTCGCCCGCCGCGATCCCCCGGCGGAGACCGTGGTGGCGCTGATCGACCTGGCCAAGGCCGAGGGCGCGCCGGACAACGTCTCCGTCGTGGTCATCGACTGCCACGGCCCGCGTCGGGCCGCGGTGCCGGTCTACGATCGCTCGAGCATCGACATCTCACCCGAGCACCGCTCGTCGGAGCCGGAGCTCTTGCTCCTGGGCATCGAGGAGATCCCGCTGGACGAGATCGTGAACGTGGACGTGGACGAGCTCGGCGAGGTGCTGGCCCGCCTGATCCGAAAGTGA
- a CDS encoding type II toxin-antitoxin system VapC family toxin codes for MTVFVDSNIPMYVAGREHPNRAPSRRFLERVRTGEVEACTSVEVLQEILYRYASLRRLDMARQVYELFVHICPVVLPVTLADTDRARDILCGATAVSARDALHAAVMLNAGIERIATFDQGFDTIQGIRREAL; via the coding sequence GTGACCGTCTTCGTGGACTCGAACATTCCGATGTACGTCGCGGGGCGCGAGCATCCCAATCGCGCACCTTCCCGGCGCTTCCTCGAGCGCGTTCGCACGGGTGAGGTGGAGGCGTGCACCAGCGTCGAGGTGCTGCAAGAAATCCTCTATCGCTACGCGAGCCTCCGCCGCCTGGACATGGCTCGCCAGGTCTACGAGTTGTTCGTCCACATCTGCCCCGTCGTGCTTCCGGTCACGCTCGCCGACACTGACCGCGCGAGAGACATCCTGTGCGGCGCGACCGCTGTGTCGGCCCGCGACGCTCTGCACGCCGCGGTGATGCTGAACGCAGGCATCGAGCGCATCGCGACCTTCGATCAGGGCTTCGACACCATCCAAGGCATCAGGCGCGAAGCTCTTTGA
- a CDS encoding TlpA family protein disulfide reductase: MLRPAALWLALLSGCAAQPAEPRAAPAPSEAPAPEPEPESVPFRVLAPKERVPDFRVSSTDGRSFPSKEWIGKQPFVVVFFATWCRVCDMKLPLVAQAIGPHAELPVLLVSLDDADTWDAVPDFLRRHRLPKPVVRGTSFPRFALAYDPLQTVPVVAVIGRNGYLVDYQVGYSASHGPRLAAAVELAVRMPADAPPFLDSPDAEPPDL; the protein is encoded by the coding sequence ATGCTGCGGCCCGCCGCCCTCTGGCTCGCACTGCTGTCGGGCTGCGCCGCGCAGCCGGCGGAGCCGCGCGCCGCGCCCGCGCCGAGCGAAGCCCCGGCGCCGGAGCCCGAGCCAGAGTCGGTGCCGTTCCGGGTGCTGGCACCGAAGGAGCGCGTCCCCGACTTCCGCGTCTCCTCCACGGACGGCCGGAGCTTCCCGTCGAAGGAGTGGATCGGGAAGCAGCCGTTCGTGGTCGTGTTCTTCGCCACCTGGTGCCGCGTGTGCGACATGAAGCTGCCGCTCGTGGCCCAAGCGATCGGTCCGCACGCGGAGCTGCCCGTGCTCCTGGTCTCGCTGGACGACGCCGACACCTGGGACGCGGTGCCGGATTTCTTGCGCCGCCATCGGCTGCCCAAGCCGGTGGTGCGCGGCACGAGCTTCCCGCGCTTCGCGCTCGCCTACGATCCGCTCCAGACCGTGCCGGTCGTGGCGGTGATCGGCCGAAACGGCTACCTCGTGGACTACCAGGTCGGCTACTCCGCGAGCCACGGCCCGCGCCTGGCCGCCGCGGTGGAGCTGGCGGTCCGTATGCCCGCGGACGCGCCGCCTTTCCTCGACTCCCCTGACGCGGAGCCGCCTGATCTATGA
- a CDS encoding patatin-like phospholipase family protein has product MPARKRTPGIVLSGGGMRGAYEAGVVAGVMQVLGRKADDAPLFRVMAGTSVGAINAAFLASRSERGDHGAEELLEFWRSLRLETHAKLRLLGLMRLPKVVTGLFRSGTPSVPPGVSLLDTRELEKLVAKAVDFERIRDNVREGRVNALLIAALHVVSGQTTVFAEIAPGARYVPSTSGMRVARVEPISIDHVLASAAIPLLFPTRRVGERFYCDGGLRFNTPIAPAIRAGADPLLVISVSHRASADELQVLEREHDEAEGMELGPMFLVGKLLNALLLDPVKHDLQVLARLNDLVEVLENTLTEEEYERVQEVLVRTRGTGYRRLQTLVFSPSEDIGRLAGEHLRTVQRADELNPVLERFLARASVEGMSQEADWASYLLFDGGFAERLIDLGRRDALRRADEITAVFAER; this is encoded by the coding sequence ATGCCTGCCCGCAAGAGGACCCCCGGGATCGTGCTCTCCGGTGGCGGCATGCGCGGGGCGTACGAGGCGGGGGTCGTGGCGGGCGTGATGCAGGTGCTCGGGCGCAAGGCCGACGACGCGCCGCTGTTTCGGGTCATGGCGGGCACCTCGGTCGGCGCCATCAACGCGGCGTTCCTGGCCTCGAGGTCCGAGCGGGGCGACCACGGCGCGGAGGAGCTCCTGGAGTTCTGGCGCAGCCTGCGCCTGGAGACCCACGCCAAGCTGCGCTTGCTCGGGCTCATGCGCCTGCCGAAGGTCGTCACTGGGCTCTTCCGCTCGGGGACGCCCAGCGTCCCGCCGGGGGTGAGCCTGCTCGACACCCGCGAGCTCGAGAAGCTGGTGGCGAAGGCGGTGGACTTCGAGCGGATCCGCGACAACGTGCGCGAAGGCCGGGTGAACGCGCTCTTGATCGCCGCGCTCCACGTGGTGTCCGGTCAGACCACCGTGTTCGCGGAGATCGCGCCGGGCGCGCGCTACGTGCCCTCGACCTCCGGCATGCGCGTGGCGCGGGTCGAGCCCATCAGCATCGATCACGTGCTGGCGTCCGCGGCGATCCCGCTCCTGTTCCCCACCCGCAGGGTGGGGGAGCGCTTCTACTGCGACGGCGGCCTGCGCTTCAACACGCCCATCGCGCCGGCGATCCGCGCGGGGGCCGATCCGCTGCTGGTGATCTCGGTCAGCCATCGCGCCAGCGCCGACGAGCTTCAGGTGCTCGAGCGCGAGCATGACGAGGCGGAGGGCATGGAGCTCGGCCCGATGTTCCTGGTGGGCAAGCTCCTGAACGCGCTCCTGCTCGATCCGGTGAAGCACGACTTGCAGGTCCTGGCGCGGCTGAACGACCTGGTCGAGGTGCTGGAGAACACGCTGACCGAGGAGGAGTACGAGCGAGTTCAGGAGGTCCTGGTCCGCACCCGCGGCACCGGCTACCGTCGCCTCCAGACGCTGGTGTTCTCGCCCTCCGAGGACATCGGTCGCCTGGCGGGGGAGCACCTCCGGACGGTGCAGCGCGCCGACGAGCTGAACCCGGTGCTGGAGCGCTTCCTCGCCCGGGCCTCGGTCGAGGGCATGAGCCAGGAGGCGGACTGGGCCTCGTACCTGCTGTTCGACGGGGGCTTCGCCGAGCGGCTGATCGATCTCGGCCGGCGCGACGCGCTCCGGCGGGCCGACGAAATTACTGCGGTGTTCGCCGAACGGTGA
- a CDS encoding ribbon-helix-helix protein, CopG family, which produces MSHRLQVLVPEKLDARITKAAQRSRMSKGEWVRRALERALAEPRQPSDPVEQLAALGAPTANIDEMLSEIEAGRT; this is translated from the coding sequence ATGAGTCATCGACTCCAGGTCCTGGTACCGGAGAAGCTCGACGCCCGCATCACGAAGGCAGCTCAGCGCAGCCGGATGTCCAAGGGTGAGTGGGTACGCCGCGCTCTCGAACGGGCGCTCGCCGAACCCCGGCAGCCCAGCGATCCGGTCGAGCAACTCGCGGCGCTCGGGGCCCCGACCGCCAACATCGACGAAATGCTCTCGGAGATCGAGGCAGGGCGGACGTGA